A region from the Aegilops tauschii subsp. strangulata cultivar AL8/78 chromosome 5, Aet v6.0, whole genome shotgun sequence genome encodes:
- the LOC109757932 gene encoding glutathione synthetase, chloroplastic: MSTTEGKPDADAVEEMAREAAAWCAMHGLVVGDRADPRSGTVPGVGLVHAPISLLPSRLPESFWSQACELAPLFNELVDRVSLDGDFLQDSLSKTRQVDDFTSRLLDIHRKMMDANKKENIRLGLHRSDYMLDSETNSLLQIELNTISVSFPGLCSIVTELHRTLINQYGNLLCLDAKRVPGNEASRQFAKALAKAWDEFNVDSAVVMMIVQPEERNMYDQYWLVKYLRESHGVTTIRKTLSEVEAEGRVLPDGTLVVNDRKVTVVYFRAGYTPNDYPSEAEWSARLLMEQSSAVKCPSISYHLVGTKKIQQELAKPNVLERFLENKEEIAKLRQCFAGLWSLDDEEVVKSAIENPDLFVLKPQREGGGNNIYGLDVREALIRLKKEGGDALSAYILMQRIFPKASLASLVRGGVCHEALTVSELGIYGAYLRNKDKVIINDKCGYLMRTKVSSSDEGGVAAGFAVLDSLYLTDK; this comes from the exons ATGAGCACCACCGAGGGAAAGCCGGACGCCGATGCGGTGGAGGAGAtggcgcgggaggcggcggcgtggtGCGCGATGCACGGGCTCGTCGTCGGGGACCGCGCGGACCCG AGATCAGGAACAGTTCCTGGGGTTGGGTTGGTCCACGCTCCAATCTCCTTGCTCCCGTCGCGTCTCCCGGAGTCCTTCTGGAGCCAGGCGTGCGAGCTGGCCCCGCTTTTCAACGAGCTCGTGGATCGTGTTAGCTTGGATGGGGATTTCTTGCAGGATTCCTTGTCCAA AACAAGGCAGGTTGATGATTTCACTTCCAGGCTCTTAGATATTCACAGGAAGATGATGGATGCAAACAAGAAGGAG AATATTCGACTGGGGCTGCACCGATCAGATTATATGCTGGATTCAGAAACCAATTCTCTTCTCCAAATAGAGCTCAACACTATTTCAGTATCTTTTCCTGGGCTTTGTTCTATAGTGACTGAGCTTCACAG GACCTTGATCAATCAGTATGGAAATTTATTATGTCTAGATGCCAAAAGGGTTCCTGGAAATGAGGCAAGCCGTCAATTTGCTAAAGCATTGGCCAAAGCATGGGATGAGTTTAATGTTGACAG TGCTGTAGTTATGATGATTGTTCAGCCCGAAGAAAGAAATATGTATGACCAATACTGGCTTGTCAAATATTTGAGGGAATC ACATGGCGTAACAACTATTAGGAAAACCTTGTCAGAGGTGGAGGCTGAAGGCCGGGTTCTCCCTGATGGAACTCTTGTTGT AAATGACAGGAAGGTCACTGTGGTGTATTTTAGAGCTGGCTATACACCAAACGATTATCCTTCAGAAGCA GAATGGAGTGCAAGGCTTTTGATGGAACAATCATCTGCTGTGAAGTGTCCTTCAATATCATATCATTTAGTGGGGACCAAGAAGATTCAACAAGAACTAGCAAAACCTAATGTGCTTGAAAG GTTTCTTGAAAATAAGGAGGAAATTGCCAAGCTCCGCCAATGCTTTGCAGGGCTATGGAGCTTGGATGATGAAGAGGTTGTCAAATCTGCGATTGAAAACCCTGACTTGTTTGTCTTGAAGCCTCAACGTGAAGGCGGAG GTAACAACATATACGGTCTTGATGTGCGAGAAGCTCTGATCAGACTCaagaaggaaggaggagatgCTCTCTCAGCCTACATACTGATGCAAAGAATCTTTCCCAAAGCATCTCTCGCTAGTCTGGTCCGTGGTGGTGTTTGCCATGAGGCCCTCACAGTATCTGAGCTTGGGATATATGGAGCCTACCTGCG GAACAAAGATAAGGTGATCATCAATGATAAGTGTGGTTACTTGATGCGAACAAAAGTTTCTTCTTCGGATGAAGGCGGTGTTGCTGCAGGAtttgctgttttggacagcttATACCTGACCGACAAG TGA
- the LOC109757921 gene encoding AP-5 complex subunit mu, with translation MSGGGCSIRAIWILTPNDAVAFSRRFAVVEKRWRVAWEAEGVGKGAEMPLPADYEVAAAFANRRRREGTARGSGIRTNLSSVGLDSWVDDPITRHIISLQIDKEEGGGFMLWPVVLQKRGSYYVLVLPLVDPQSFKAFESLLKRPDCGSSAKENGNLSSILLNLPCITGAFMVANVIGDIITGDVAEPEVIVSSGPSVGGLLDSLTGSIGITARSKPSAAPVAAPVASVSSPVGAAQSDSLKGGIRPFDKELLRSFIIGAMPFGTPQDLNYGNVSSIRTTGYSADPLPTDQKQPAWKPYLYKGRQRTLFSSLETINAALYDRDDVPDFLSVSGQLTCRAELEGLPDVSLPLTGLKTARVEVSSFHHCVQASEPTGNKQSLLFQPPLGNFVLMHYQAPCNIDPPVKGFYQLSMVSENEGAFLFKLRLMEGYKSPFLMEFCMVTMPFPRRRVASYDGNPSVGTVSMTEHLIEWRIVSSGRGLSGRSIEATFSGTVRFHPRTTQRVNSSFRSATTTAFAEDSDCEQDITKNGANLDDYLMEKMNKDLQAVDLEEPLSWQAYNYAKVSFKIVGGTLSGLIIDPRSVTIYPSVKAPVEYSMQASSGDYILWNTLGKCPSAALPKEL, from the exons ATGTCCGGCGGTGGGTGCAGCATCCGCGCAATCTGGATCCTCACGCCAAACGACGCGGTCGCCTTCTCCAG GCGGTTTGCAGTGGTGGAGAAGCGCTGGCGGGTCGCGTGGGAGGCGGAGGGGGTGGGGAAGGGCGCGGAGATGCCGCTGCCGGCGGACTACGAGGTCGCCGCCGCGTTTGCCAACCGCCGGAGAAG GGAAGGCACGGCCCGTGGTTCTGGTATCCGCACAAACTTATCATCTGTGGGGTTAGATTCCTGGGTCGATGATCCAATCACTCGCCACATCATATCCCTTCAAATTGACAAAGAGGAAGGGGGTGGGTTTATGCTGTGGCCAGTAGTTCTTCAGAAACGTGGAAGTTATTATGTCCTTGTGCTGCCTTTGGTGGATCCTCAGTCATTTAAAGCATTCGAGAGCCTATTGAAAAGACCTGATTGTGGGAGTTCAGCCAAAGAGAATGGCAATCTTTCTTCCATTTTGCTCAATCTTCCGTGCATAACAGG GGCCTTTATGGTTGCGAATGTTATTGGGGACATAATTACTGGTGATGTTGCTGAACCAGAGGTGATCGTTAGTTCGGGCCCCTCTGTTGGTGGACTGTTAGATTCATTGACTGGAAGCATAGGTATTACAGCCCGGTCAAAACCTAGCGCTGCACCTGTTGCAGCCCCAGTTGCATCAGTTTCCTCGCCTGTTGGTGCTGCTCAATCGGACTCTTTAAAAGGTGGTATAAGACCTTTTGACAAGGAATTACTACGAAGCTTCATCATCGGTGCTATGCCTTTTG GCACACCTCAGGATCTTAATTATGGCAATGTTTCTTCGATTAGAACAACTGGGTATTCAGCTGATCCTCTTCCGACAGACCAGAAGCAACCTGCCTGGAAGCCTTACCTATACAAAGGGAGGCAACGGACTCTCTTTTCTAGCCTGGAGACTATAAACGCTGCACTATATGACCGTGATGATGTGCCAGATTTCCTTTCCGTTTCGGGACAACTAACCTGTAGGGCTGAACTGGAAGGGTTACCTGATGTTTCTTTGCCACTGACTGGGTTAAAAACTGCCCGTGTGGAGGTATCATCATTCCACCACTGTGTTCAAGCTTCAGAGCCTACTGGTAATAAGCAATCTCTGCTATTTCAACCACCACTAGGAAATTTCGTTTTGATGCACTATCAAGCTCCATGCAACATCGATCCACCTGTTAAAGGGTTCTACCAGTTGTCTATGGTATCTGAGAATGAAGGTGCTTTTCTATTTAAGCTGAGATTGATGGAGGGTTACAAGTCTCCGTTTCTTATGGAATTTTGCATGGTCACAATGCCATTTCCTCGAAGAAGAGTTGCATCATATGACGGAAATCCATCAGTTGGGACGGTTTCAATGACAGAACATTTAATTGAGTGGAGAATTGTTTCAAGTGGCCGGGGCCTCAGTGGTAGGAGCATTGAAGCTACCTTCTCTGGTACTGTTAGATTTCATCCTAGAACAACGCAGCGAGTAAATTCATCATTTCGGTCGGCCACAACCACCGCATTTGCTGAAGATAGTGATTGTGAGCAAGATATCACTAAGAATGGTGCCAACTTGGATGACTACCTCATGGAAAAAATGAACAAAGACCTTCAAGCAGTCGACTTGGAAGAGCCATTGTCTTGGCAGGCTTATAATTATGCTAAG GTGTCGTTTAAGATAGTTGGTGGCACCCTGTCTGGTCTTATAATCGACCCAAGATCT GTAACCATTTACCCTTCTGTCAAAGCCCCAGTAGAATATTCAATGCAG GCCTCTTCTGGAGACTACATACTATGGAATACCTTAGGAAAATGTCCTTCTGCAGCTTTGCCAAAAGAATTATAA